One region of Diabrotica undecimpunctata isolate CICGRU chromosome 6, icDiaUnde3, whole genome shotgun sequence genomic DNA includes:
- the LOC140443627 gene encoding 52 kDa repressor of the inhibitor of the protein kinase-like, translating to MKRTLQQSLLGFFPKKGKTNDEPNPQNDKILTTPSMDISTDGDAPTPSTSDRNREPSNAGLDSGMDYDFGKYLSNNPKNDEEKLTVLKETWTPPETFKFPVCGKRKLCFQRHWTQKNPWLVYSNMLQGSLCKMCVLFGQTEGGRGDQKLGSFVTKPFNNWKKALEKMEHHRNTNYHKYAVERARNFVSVMEGQTRDITESFNEENKKIARENRERLCAIVDTILFCGRQKLPLRGNQDSGEIGIIDPLHNDGNFRALLRFRAQAGDEVLKNHLISQSNHSRAMYTSSVIQNEIIDLCGNAVQEQIINRVKQSGFFAVLADETQDISRHQQLSLCLRYVDCSSGKALIREDFIEFIHVDEVTGLALATTIIDKLKSFGLDLENLVGQGYDGAAVMSGRFKGVRTIIMDKYPRALFVHCVAHTLNLVLGHSCEIPAIRNCIGTIKSIINFFRQSALRDGLLKRTADEIEAPHSMLISLCETRWTEKHTAVERFAEMFPVVNSVLQELQESGREIATQAYQLQVAMENSQFIVSLTILRKVFSYTSSLNRTLQKVNVDLTDSCSYVKTIKTTLQNLRNEREFSNLFEEAKKLISADITVPRVSRRQLNRNNIPGDTAEVYYRRNIFYPFIQHVVTELDARFKPHEEAISGIQLLLPDRTQNTERAKKCIAGIGEIFLREVEIKHLVSEYELWHNHWCNQEQPSTALEAMDRRDEIFFPTVRKLLQILATLPVSTATPERTFSSLKRLKTYLRNRMGDERLTGLALMSIHRNVTIGLNSSEIVNKLAERRKRMNLIL from the exons ATGAAACGAACTTTACAGCAGTCGCTTTTGGGATTTTTTCCAAAGAAGGGGAAAACTAATGATGAACCGAATCCTCAAAACGATAAAATCCTAACTACGCCGAGTATGGATATTAGTACAGATGGGGATGCTCCAACTCCCTCCACCTCAGATAGAAACAGAGAACCAAGCAATG CTGGTCTGGATTCTGGTATGGACTACgattttggtaaatatttatCAAATAATCCAAAAAATGACGAAGAAAAATTAACAGTTTTAAAAGAAACTTGGACCCCTCCAGAGACTTTTAAGTTCCCCGTCTGTGGTAaaagaaaactttgttttcaacgTCATTGGACCCAAAAGAATCCATGGTTAGTATATTCAAATATGTTACAAGGATCATTATGCAAAATGTGCGTTTTATTTGGACAGACCGAAGGTGGTCGCGGTGATCAAAAACTTGGAAGTTTTGTCACAAAACCATTTAATAACTGGAAAAAAGCTCTGGAAAAAATGGAACATCATCGAAATACAAATTATCATAAATATGCTGTTGAACGGGCAAGAAATTTTGTAAGCGTTATGGAAGGTCAAACTCGTGATATTACAGAGTCGtttaatgaagaaaataaaaaaattgcccgAGAAAATAGAGAGAGGCTATGTGCCATAGTGGACACAATCTTATTTTGCGGACGGCAGAAATTGCCTTTGAGAGGAAATCAAGACTCTGGTGAAATCGGTATTATAGATCCTCTACATAATGACGGTAATTTTCGTGCACTACTTCGTTTTCGTGCGCAAGCTGGTGATGAAGTACTTAAAAATCACCTTATTTCTCAAAGCAATCATTCTCGGGCTATGTACACATCGTCCGTCATTCAAAATGAAATTATTGATTTGTGTGGAAATGCTGTTCAGGAGCAAATAATAAATAGAGTGAAACAATCAGGTTTCTTTGCTGTACTTGCTGACGAAACTCAAGACATTTCGCGTCACCAACAACTCTCACTTTGCCTTCGGTATGTAGACTGCTCTTCTGGAAAGGCACTTATTCGAGAGGATTTCATTGAATTTATACACGTTGATGAAGTAACAGGATTAGCTCTAGCTACGACAATCATCGATAAACTTAAGTCGTTTGGATTAGATTTGGAGAATTTAGTTGGCCAGGGCTATGATGGTGCGGCTGTGATGAGCGGACGATTTAAAGGAGTAAGAACAATAATCATGGACAAATATCCTCGAGCACTATTCGTACACTGTGTGGCGCACACATTAAACTTAGTTTTGGGTCATTCATGCGAGATCCCTGCAATACGAAACTGCATCGGAactattaaaagtataattaactTCTTTCGGCAATCTGCACTCCGGGATGGACTTTTAAAAAGAACTGCGGACGAGATTGAAGCACCTCATTCAATGCTTATCTCGCTTTGTGAGACACGCTGGACAGAAAAACATACAGCCGTCGAAAGATTTGCTGAGATGTTTCCTGTAGTAAATTCCGTGCTTCAAGAACTTCAAGAATCTGGAAGGGAAATTGCAACCCAAGCTTACCAGTTACAAGTCGCAATGGAAAACAGTCAATTTATAGTTTCACTAActattttaaggaaggttttctCCTATACGTCAAGCTTAAACCGAACCCTACAAAAAGTCAATGTAGATTTAACCGACTCTTGCagttacgtaaaaacaataaaaaccacTTTACAGAACCTTCGTAACGAACGTGAATTCTCAAATCTTTTTGAGgaagcaaaaaaattaatttcagcaGATATAACTGTTCCAAGAGTAAGTAGGAGACAATTGAACCGCAATAATATACCAGGGGACACTGCTGAAGTTTACTATCGGCGAAATATATTTTATCCATTTATACAACATGTAGTGACCGAGCTTGATGCTCGCTTTAAACCTCACGAAGAAGCAATTTCAGGAATTCAGTTGCTTCTACCAGATCGCACCCAAAATACTGAGAGAGCAAAGAAATGTATAGCAGGAATCGGAGAAATATTTCTCAGGGAAGTtgaaataaaacatttagtaagTGAGTATGAGCTTTGGCACAACCACTGGTGCAATCAAGAACAGCCGTCTACTGCACTAGAAGCTATGGACCGACGTGATGAAATTTTTTTTCCAACGGTTaggaaacttcttcaaattttagCAACACTTCCAGTATCTACTGCCACACCTGAACGTACTTTTTCATCACTTAAACGGTTAAAAACTTATCTTAGAAATAGAATGGGAGACGAGAGGCTTACAGGATTAGCTCTCATGAGTATTCATCGGAATGTGACAATAGGTCTAAATTCCTCAGAAATTGTAAATAAGTTAGCTGAAAGAAGGAAGAGAatgaatttaattttgtaa